Proteins from one Bombyx mori chromosome 1, ASM3026992v2 genomic window:
- the LOC101741407 gene encoding alpha-tubulin N-acetyltransferase 1 isoform X5, whose protein sequence is MARRYTPAKEKLYKFVEICTMEWMVPVNEMLRDEITRIDYNLMTDTFEGNIRTVRMLQDSLSKLIDVLGEYSSAAQGLNRVITTGEKLRLCPSHVVYILKDKDAKNGEGEAVGMLKIGRKHLFLFDDKEQVRELEPLCVLDFYVVCNRQRTGCGKKLFDFMLKDTESDVHALAIDGPSHKMEQFLKRNYGVERLVRQNNNFAVSPKFFTFTTAELNKAGRPVSSLPPVIGRFAAPRRPSAIANVIHGGNGLGYRQDSPNGNELDKLTFAPPARSPAPGTELGRELDDDEDEESDWEDGAGVGPVPTRPSQLEMEEACAALFDEPSPAGSSTSRRDSQLTDRGEM, encoded by the exons ATGGCAAGGCGGTATACGCCTGCCAAAGAAAAACTTTATAAATTTGTAGAAATTTGCA CTATGGAGTGGATGGTGCCCGTGAATGAGATGTTAAGGGATGAAATCACTCGCATTGACTACAACTTAATGACGGACACTTTTGAAGGAAACATCAGGACCGTGAG GATGCTACAAGATAGTCTGTCAAAGCTGATAGATGTCCTGGGAGAATATTCATCAGCTGCACAAGGCCTCAACCGTGTGATCACTACTGGGGAAAAACTTCGCCTCTGCCCATCGCATGTTGTGTATATCCTTAAAGACAAGGATGCAAAAAA CGGTGAGGGCGAGGCAGTCGGCATGCTGAAGATTGGTCGCAAGCACCTGTTTTTGTTCGACGACAAGGAACAAGTGCGCGAGCTGGAGCCGCTCTGCGTCCTCGACTTCTACGTGGTCTGCAACCGCCAGCGCACCGGATGCGGGAAGAAACTTTTCGATTTCATGCTCAAG GACACGGAGAGCGACGTCCACGCACTAGCCATCGACGGGCCCTCGCACAAGATGGAGCAGTTCCTGAAGCGCAACTACGGCGTGGAGCGTCTCGTCCGCCAAAACAACAATTTCGCTGTTTCGCCCAAGTTCTTCACGTTCACCACGGCCGAGCTCAA CAAGGCAGGCCGTCCGGTCTCGTCGCTGCCGCCGGTCATCGGCCGGTTCGCGGCGCCGCGGCGTCCCTCCGCCATCGCCAACGTGATCCACGGCGGGAACGGCCTGGGCTACCGACAGGACTCCCCCAACGG GAACGAATTGGACAAGTTGACGTTCGCTCCTCCGGCCCGAAGCCCCGCTCCAGGCACGGAGCTCGGGCGGGAGCTCGACGACGACGAGGACGAGGAGTCAGATTGGGAAGACGGTGCGGGGGTCGGTCCGGTGCCGACGAGACCGTCCCAGCTCGAGATGGAAGAGGCCTGCGCCGCCCTGTTCGACGAGCCCTCGCCGGCCGGCTCCAGTACGTCGCGTCGCGACTCGCAGCTTACAGATCGCGG AGAAATGTAA
- the LOC101741407 gene encoding alpha-tubulin N-acetyltransferase 1 isoform X2: protein MARRYTPAKEKLYKFVEICTMEWMVPVNEMLRDEITRIDYNLMTDTFEGNIRTVRMLQDSLSKLIDVLGEYSSAAQGLNRVITTGEKLRLCPSHVVYILKDKDAKNGEGEAVGMLKIGRKHLFLFDDKEQVRELEPLCVLDFYVVCNRQRTGCGKKLFDFMLKDTESDVHALAIDGPSHKMEQFLKRNYGVERLVRQNNNFAVSPKFFTFTTAELKLKAVNDRRDTCGSEQSRAQSGDSKAGRPVSSLPPVIGRFAAPRRPSAIANVIHGGNGLGYRQDSPNGNELDKLTFAPPARSPAPGTELGRELDDDEDEESDWEDGAGVGPVPTRPSQLEMEEACAALFDEPSPAGSSTSRRDSQLTDRGEM from the exons ATGGCAAGGCGGTATACGCCTGCCAAAGAAAAACTTTATAAATTTGTAGAAATTTGCA CTATGGAGTGGATGGTGCCCGTGAATGAGATGTTAAGGGATGAAATCACTCGCATTGACTACAACTTAATGACGGACACTTTTGAAGGAAACATCAGGACCGTGAG GATGCTACAAGATAGTCTGTCAAAGCTGATAGATGTCCTGGGAGAATATTCATCAGCTGCACAAGGCCTCAACCGTGTGATCACTACTGGGGAAAAACTTCGCCTCTGCCCATCGCATGTTGTGTATATCCTTAAAGACAAGGATGCAAAAAA CGGTGAGGGCGAGGCAGTCGGCATGCTGAAGATTGGTCGCAAGCACCTGTTTTTGTTCGACGACAAGGAACAAGTGCGCGAGCTGGAGCCGCTCTGCGTCCTCGACTTCTACGTGGTCTGCAACCGCCAGCGCACCGGATGCGGGAAGAAACTTTTCGATTTCATGCTCAAG GACACGGAGAGCGACGTCCACGCACTAGCCATCGACGGGCCCTCGCACAAGATGGAGCAGTTCCTGAAGCGCAACTACGGCGTGGAGCGTCTCGTCCGCCAAAACAACAATTTCGCTGTTTCGCCCAAGTTCTTCACGTTCACCACGGCCGAGCTCAA ATTAAAGGCAGTGAATGATCGCCGAGACACGTGCGGGTCGGAGCAGAGCCGCGCCCAGAGCGGGGACAG CAAGGCAGGCCGTCCGGTCTCGTCGCTGCCGCCGGTCATCGGCCGGTTCGCGGCGCCGCGGCGTCCCTCCGCCATCGCCAACGTGATCCACGGCGGGAACGGCCTGGGCTACCGACAGGACTCCCCCAACGG GAACGAATTGGACAAGTTGACGTTCGCTCCTCCGGCCCGAAGCCCCGCTCCAGGCACGGAGCTCGGGCGGGAGCTCGACGACGACGAGGACGAGGAGTCAGATTGGGAAGACGGTGCGGGGGTCGGTCCGGTGCCGACGAGACCGTCCCAGCTCGAGATGGAAGAGGCCTGCGCCGCCCTGTTCGACGAGCCCTCGCCGGCCGGCTCCAGTACGTCGCGTCGCGACTCGCAGCTTACAGATCGCGG AGAAATGTAA
- the LOC101741407 gene encoding alpha-tubulin N-acetyltransferase 1 isoform X4 — MARRYTPAKEKLYKFVEICTMEWMVPVNEMLRDEITRIDYNLMTDTFEGNIRTVRMLQDSLSKLIDVLGEYSSAAQGLNRVITTGEKLRLCPSHVVYILKDKDAKNGEGEAVGMLKIGRKHLFLFDDKEQVRELEPLCVLDFYVVCNRQRTGCGKKLFDFMLKDTESDVHALAIDGPSHKMEQFLKRNYGVERLVRQNNNFAVSPKFFTFTTAELNKAGRPVSSLPPVIGRFAAPRRPSAIANVIHGGNGLGYRQDSPNGNELDKLTFAPPARSPAPGTELGRELDDDEDEESDWEDGAGVGPVPTRPSQLEMEEACAALFDEPSPAGSSTSRRDSQLTDRGYFDVKFYHNKLW, encoded by the exons ATGGCAAGGCGGTATACGCCTGCCAAAGAAAAACTTTATAAATTTGTAGAAATTTGCA CTATGGAGTGGATGGTGCCCGTGAATGAGATGTTAAGGGATGAAATCACTCGCATTGACTACAACTTAATGACGGACACTTTTGAAGGAAACATCAGGACCGTGAG GATGCTACAAGATAGTCTGTCAAAGCTGATAGATGTCCTGGGAGAATATTCATCAGCTGCACAAGGCCTCAACCGTGTGATCACTACTGGGGAAAAACTTCGCCTCTGCCCATCGCATGTTGTGTATATCCTTAAAGACAAGGATGCAAAAAA CGGTGAGGGCGAGGCAGTCGGCATGCTGAAGATTGGTCGCAAGCACCTGTTTTTGTTCGACGACAAGGAACAAGTGCGCGAGCTGGAGCCGCTCTGCGTCCTCGACTTCTACGTGGTCTGCAACCGCCAGCGCACCGGATGCGGGAAGAAACTTTTCGATTTCATGCTCAAG GACACGGAGAGCGACGTCCACGCACTAGCCATCGACGGGCCCTCGCACAAGATGGAGCAGTTCCTGAAGCGCAACTACGGCGTGGAGCGTCTCGTCCGCCAAAACAACAATTTCGCTGTTTCGCCCAAGTTCTTCACGTTCACCACGGCCGAGCTCAA CAAGGCAGGCCGTCCGGTCTCGTCGCTGCCGCCGGTCATCGGCCGGTTCGCGGCGCCGCGGCGTCCCTCCGCCATCGCCAACGTGATCCACGGCGGGAACGGCCTGGGCTACCGACAGGACTCCCCCAACGG GAACGAATTGGACAAGTTGACGTTCGCTCCTCCGGCCCGAAGCCCCGCTCCAGGCACGGAGCTCGGGCGGGAGCTCGACGACGACGAGGACGAGGAGTCAGATTGGGAAGACGGTGCGGGGGTCGGTCCGGTGCCGACGAGACCGTCCCAGCTCGAGATGGAAGAGGCCTGCGCCGCCCTGTTCGACGAGCCCTCGCCGGCCGGCTCCAGTACGTCGCGTCGCGACTCGCAGCTTACAGATCGCGGGTACTTCGACGTCAAGTTTTACCATAACAAGCTGTGGTGA
- the LOC101741407 gene encoding alpha-tubulin N-acetyltransferase isoform X1: MARRYTPAKEKLYKFVEICTMEWMVPVNEMLRDEITRIDYNLMTDTFEGNIRTVRMLQDSLSKLIDVLGEYSSAAQGLNRVITTGEKLRLCPSHVVYILKDKDAKNGEGEAVGMLKIGRKHLFLFDDKEQVRELEPLCVLDFYVVCNRQRTGCGKKLFDFMLKDTESDVHALAIDGPSHKMEQFLKRNYGVERLVRQNNNFAVSPKFFTFTTAELKLKAVNDRRDTCGSEQSRAQSGDSKAGRPVSSLPPVIGRFAAPRRPSAIANVIHGGNGLGYRQDSPNGNELDKLTFAPPARSPAPGTELGRELDDDEDEESDWEDGAGVGPVPTRPSQLEMEEACAALFDEPSPAGSSTSRRDSQLTDRGYFDVKFYHNKLW; the protein is encoded by the exons ATGGCAAGGCGGTATACGCCTGCCAAAGAAAAACTTTATAAATTTGTAGAAATTTGCA CTATGGAGTGGATGGTGCCCGTGAATGAGATGTTAAGGGATGAAATCACTCGCATTGACTACAACTTAATGACGGACACTTTTGAAGGAAACATCAGGACCGTGAG GATGCTACAAGATAGTCTGTCAAAGCTGATAGATGTCCTGGGAGAATATTCATCAGCTGCACAAGGCCTCAACCGTGTGATCACTACTGGGGAAAAACTTCGCCTCTGCCCATCGCATGTTGTGTATATCCTTAAAGACAAGGATGCAAAAAA CGGTGAGGGCGAGGCAGTCGGCATGCTGAAGATTGGTCGCAAGCACCTGTTTTTGTTCGACGACAAGGAACAAGTGCGCGAGCTGGAGCCGCTCTGCGTCCTCGACTTCTACGTGGTCTGCAACCGCCAGCGCACCGGATGCGGGAAGAAACTTTTCGATTTCATGCTCAAG GACACGGAGAGCGACGTCCACGCACTAGCCATCGACGGGCCCTCGCACAAGATGGAGCAGTTCCTGAAGCGCAACTACGGCGTGGAGCGTCTCGTCCGCCAAAACAACAATTTCGCTGTTTCGCCCAAGTTCTTCACGTTCACCACGGCCGAGCTCAA ATTAAAGGCAGTGAATGATCGCCGAGACACGTGCGGGTCGGAGCAGAGCCGCGCCCAGAGCGGGGACAG CAAGGCAGGCCGTCCGGTCTCGTCGCTGCCGCCGGTCATCGGCCGGTTCGCGGCGCCGCGGCGTCCCTCCGCCATCGCCAACGTGATCCACGGCGGGAACGGCCTGGGCTACCGACAGGACTCCCCCAACGG GAACGAATTGGACAAGTTGACGTTCGCTCCTCCGGCCCGAAGCCCCGCTCCAGGCACGGAGCTCGGGCGGGAGCTCGACGACGACGAGGACGAGGAGTCAGATTGGGAAGACGGTGCGGGGGTCGGTCCGGTGCCGACGAGACCGTCCCAGCTCGAGATGGAAGAGGCCTGCGCCGCCCTGTTCGACGAGCCCTCGCCGGCCGGCTCCAGTACGTCGCGTCGCGACTCGCAGCTTACAGATCGCGGGTACTTCGACGTCAAGTTTTACCATAACAAGCTGTGGTGA
- the LOC101741407 gene encoding alpha-tubulin N-acetyltransferase 1 isoform X3 has translation MEWMVPVNEMLRDEITRIDYNLMTDTFEGNIRTVRMLQDSLSKLIDVLGEYSSAAQGLNRVITTGEKLRLCPSHVVYILKDKDAKNGEGEAVGMLKIGRKHLFLFDDKEQVRELEPLCVLDFYVVCNRQRTGCGKKLFDFMLKDTESDVHALAIDGPSHKMEQFLKRNYGVERLVRQNNNFAVSPKFFTFTTAELKLKAVNDRRDTCGSEQSRAQSGDSKAGRPVSSLPPVIGRFAAPRRPSAIANVIHGGNGLGYRQDSPNGNELDKLTFAPPARSPAPGTELGRELDDDEDEESDWEDGAGVGPVPTRPSQLEMEEACAALFDEPSPAGSSTSRRDSQLTDRGYFDVKFYHNKLW, from the exons ATGGAGTGGATGGTGCCCGTGAATGAGATGTTAAGGGATGAAATCACTCGCATTGACTACAACTTAATGACGGACACTTTTGAAGGAAACATCAGGACCGTGAG GATGCTACAAGATAGTCTGTCAAAGCTGATAGATGTCCTGGGAGAATATTCATCAGCTGCACAAGGCCTCAACCGTGTGATCACTACTGGGGAAAAACTTCGCCTCTGCCCATCGCATGTTGTGTATATCCTTAAAGACAAGGATGCAAAAAA CGGTGAGGGCGAGGCAGTCGGCATGCTGAAGATTGGTCGCAAGCACCTGTTTTTGTTCGACGACAAGGAACAAGTGCGCGAGCTGGAGCCGCTCTGCGTCCTCGACTTCTACGTGGTCTGCAACCGCCAGCGCACCGGATGCGGGAAGAAACTTTTCGATTTCATGCTCAAG GACACGGAGAGCGACGTCCACGCACTAGCCATCGACGGGCCCTCGCACAAGATGGAGCAGTTCCTGAAGCGCAACTACGGCGTGGAGCGTCTCGTCCGCCAAAACAACAATTTCGCTGTTTCGCCCAAGTTCTTCACGTTCACCACGGCCGAGCTCAA ATTAAAGGCAGTGAATGATCGCCGAGACACGTGCGGGTCGGAGCAGAGCCGCGCCCAGAGCGGGGACAG CAAGGCAGGCCGTCCGGTCTCGTCGCTGCCGCCGGTCATCGGCCGGTTCGCGGCGCCGCGGCGTCCCTCCGCCATCGCCAACGTGATCCACGGCGGGAACGGCCTGGGCTACCGACAGGACTCCCCCAACGG GAACGAATTGGACAAGTTGACGTTCGCTCCTCCGGCCCGAAGCCCCGCTCCAGGCACGGAGCTCGGGCGGGAGCTCGACGACGACGAGGACGAGGAGTCAGATTGGGAAGACGGTGCGGGGGTCGGTCCGGTGCCGACGAGACCGTCCCAGCTCGAGATGGAAGAGGCCTGCGCCGCCCTGTTCGACGAGCCCTCGCCGGCCGGCTCCAGTACGTCGCGTCGCGACTCGCAGCTTACAGATCGCGGGTACTTCGACGTCAAGTTTTACCATAACAAGCTGTGGTGA
- the LOC101741407 gene encoding alpha-tubulin N-acetyltransferase 1 isoform X6 has translation MARRYTPAKEKLYKFVEICTMEWMVPVNEMLRDEITRIDYNLMTDTFEGNIRTVRMLQDSLSKLIDVLGEYSSAAQGLNRVITTGEKLRLCPSHVVYILKDKDAKNGEGEAVGMLKIGRKHLFLFDDKEQVRELEPLCVLDFYVVCNRQRTGCGKKLFDFMLKDTESDVHALAIDGPSHKMEQFLKRNYGVERLVRQNNNFAVSPKFFTFTTAELKLKAVNDRRDTCGSEQSRAQSGDSKAGRPVSSLPPVIGRFAAPRRPSAIANVIHGGNGLGYRQDSPNGCSPLARPMNPQ, from the exons ATGGCAAGGCGGTATACGCCTGCCAAAGAAAAACTTTATAAATTTGTAGAAATTTGCA CTATGGAGTGGATGGTGCCCGTGAATGAGATGTTAAGGGATGAAATCACTCGCATTGACTACAACTTAATGACGGACACTTTTGAAGGAAACATCAGGACCGTGAG GATGCTACAAGATAGTCTGTCAAAGCTGATAGATGTCCTGGGAGAATATTCATCAGCTGCACAAGGCCTCAACCGTGTGATCACTACTGGGGAAAAACTTCGCCTCTGCCCATCGCATGTTGTGTATATCCTTAAAGACAAGGATGCAAAAAA CGGTGAGGGCGAGGCAGTCGGCATGCTGAAGATTGGTCGCAAGCACCTGTTTTTGTTCGACGACAAGGAACAAGTGCGCGAGCTGGAGCCGCTCTGCGTCCTCGACTTCTACGTGGTCTGCAACCGCCAGCGCACCGGATGCGGGAAGAAACTTTTCGATTTCATGCTCAAG GACACGGAGAGCGACGTCCACGCACTAGCCATCGACGGGCCCTCGCACAAGATGGAGCAGTTCCTGAAGCGCAACTACGGCGTGGAGCGTCTCGTCCGCCAAAACAACAATTTCGCTGTTTCGCCCAAGTTCTTCACGTTCACCACGGCCGAGCTCAA ATTAAAGGCAGTGAATGATCGCCGAGACACGTGCGGGTCGGAGCAGAGCCGCGCCCAGAGCGGGGACAG CAAGGCAGGCCGTCCGGTCTCGTCGCTGCCGCCGGTCATCGGCCGGTTCGCGGCGCCGCGGCGTCCCTCCGCCATCGCCAACGTGATCCACGGCGGGAACGGCCTGGGCTACCGACAGGACTCCCCCAACGG TTGCTCGCCGCTCGCCCGACCTATGAACCCGCAATGA